Proteins from one Bombus affinis isolate iyBomAffi1 chromosome 1, iyBomAffi1.2, whole genome shotgun sequence genomic window:
- the LOC126918758 gene encoding U3 small nucleolar RNA-associated protein 6 homolog codes for MAEFVEKRCEDMIPELEHMERIKLFDKNEIRGIAKKLKEYEYKIQRHTKTKEDYLRYIQYETDLLKLIKQRRSKFSIIQKKSDIDHAITSKINRLYKEAIFKFQDDIRFWIAYIKFCKHVHFQNSVSHMLGRMLQIHQDKPKCWHIAACWELEENKNKDTARQFLLRGLHIHPTSQLLFIDAFKLELDDASVNDQKSENNGDNAVPTETDDDMSIGLKRAYIIYQQASKRIRDIKFIVELLNITKDRNNTEKLQNKIVSNMIEEYTHEPLMWDTMARRELEGLIQPSFSDTAMQVDNSEQTSLRDRITSCNKVYQTAVKKIKTEEMWSLYIECLIEINEQKSLALPNFKRKLLKTALSQAHQAKKLKEKYYLHWINMLSAEKKDKTTEKKFEEILSNATEIIPNSLSLWHARLRYLFASGKEEEAEAVFLKATQILAEKSLPLWKMKILHVQAKCPEKTEQVFQTALQAHPSIAQYIKIIYIEWLVLTKSIQAARKVYDNLCLQPPFFLELHKKMIELELMQPEISVKHVRKYNEMSTLQFGKNDTSIWIDYIMFEMKHGDPKKVGELHGRAVKTLEPKLTDSFISEYSLIKAKPDIINTGT; via the exons ATGGCAGAATTTGTAGAAAAAAGATGCGAGGATATGATTCCTGAATTAGAACATATGGAAAGGATTAAACTTtttgataaaaatgaaattcg AGGAATTGCAAAGAAACTTAAAGAATACGAATATAAAATTCAACGTCATACAAAAACTAAAGAAGACTATTTGAGATACATACAGTATGAAACGGACCTgcttaaattaattaaacaacgTAGAAGT AAATTTAGTATTATTCAAAAAAAGTCAGATATTGACCATGCTATTACAAGTAAAATTAATCGTTTATATAAAGAAgcaatatttaaatttcaagaTGATATTCGTTTTTGGATTGCCTACATAAAATTTTGTAAACATGTT CATTTTCAAAACAGTGTTAGTCATATGTTAGGCAGAATGTTGCAAATTCATCAAGATAAACCCAAATGTTGGCATATTGCTGCATGTTGGGAactagaagaaaataaaaataaagacacTGCTCGTCAGTTTCTTCTTCGTGGTTTACATATACATCCAACCTCTCAGTTATTATTTATTGATGCTTTTAA ATTAGAATTAGATGATGCATCAGTTAATGATCAGAAAAGTGAAAATAATGGTGACAATGCAGTACCAACAGAAACTGATGATGACATGTCTATTGGATTAAAAAGGGCATATATCATATATCAACAAGCATCAAAACGCATTAGAGATATCAAATTCATAGTAGAATTGTTAAATATTACAAAGGATCGTAATAAcacagaaaaattacaaaataaaattgttag TAATATGATAGAAGAGTATACTCATGAACCCCTGATGTGGGATACAATGGCACGACGAGAATTAGAAGGACTTATTCAACCTTCTTTTAGTGATACAGCGATGCAGGTTGATAATTCAGAACAAACTTCATTAAGAGATCGTATAACATCTTGTAATAAAGTTTATCAAACAGCAGTCAAAAAAATTAAGACTGAAGAAATGTGGTCTTTGTATATAGAAtgtttaatagaaataaatgaaCAAAAATCTTTAGCTTTACcaaattttaaaagaaaattattaaaaactgCACTATCTCAGGCACACCAAGCAAAgaagttaaaagaaaaatattatttacattgG ATCAACATGTTAAGTGctgaaaaaaaagataaaactacagaaaaaaaatttgaagaaattctGAGCAATGCAACTGAAATTATACCAAATAGCTTAAGTCTTTGGCATGCTAGATTACGATATTTGTTTGCCTcaggaaaggaagaagaagcTGAAGCTGTATTTTTAAAG GCAACACAAATTCTTGCAGAAAAGTCATTACCTTTATGGAAGATGAAAATATTACATGTGCAAGCAAAATGTCCTGAGAAAACTGAACAAGTTTTTCAAACAGCTTTACAAGCACATCCAAGTATTGCTCAATACATAAAGATTATTTACATTGAATGGCTAGTTTTGACAAAAA GTATACAAGCGGCGAGGAAAGTTTATGATAATCTTTGTTTACAACCTCCTTTCTTTCTTGAATTACACAAAAAGATGATAGAGTTAGAACTTATGCAACCTGAAATATCAGTAAAGCACGTAAGAAAGTATAATGAAATGTCAACTTTACAGTTTGGCAAAAATGATACAAGTATTTGGATAGATTACATTATGTTTGAAATGAAACATGGCGATCCCAAAAAAGTCGGAGAATTACATGGAAGAGCAGTAAAAACTTTAGAACCAAAATTGACAGACTCGTTTATTTCAGAATACAGTTTAATTAAAGCCAAACCAGATATTATTAATACTGGCACATAA